Proteins co-encoded in one Garra rufa chromosome 21, GarRuf1.0, whole genome shotgun sequence genomic window:
- the mia2 gene encoding cTAGE family member 5 isoform X1, whose amino-acid sequence MTLKEPIASDSIEQLDVDSNMKEDSIDSQILEIRSADNLNKEVKSENNADFLKGKVEQDTKDVQSDEEKTGKGEDPSKQYFDEEQNINKDQEEKKLTDIHEQDSNTIDTDVLSETQMLSDKTMTLIDTIASDSVEQLDVESNMMDNSIDSQILKIKSADNLNDEVKNENNVDVLDDVQSDEEKTGKEVNSGKGDFLEQQNVIDEEISKVVKQESTTKDVDLLSETQTSSDETMTLNDSVKSDDIKDIDGFSKESNTQNGDEVKSANNTTDEVQSEKHLIDSVDDIFESKVTQNPSDQGHLDTIKQEENVSNEISTDPVTDVNTSVLSESNIQTDTELHYENTQESNVETDQSMNVDVHSAPTEDALSEYTNEKQLAEGDQGISIENGELVIDRKDELVLERNVAHLDEAFSKDITFHEEKISDSEAHKLDTNINPLDEGASHTHTLVTSEENLHSELESNLAQNVTDYEMDNTRESQHESLVVENSMDTDSIVENDNEVVVHEEQEESDSVSEPTENYFETKEKEDDPQITNETQTQEAHTKSPSLNMSEEPGDFKDGGLDLSSLENVDPDGYTTSTETELANDFLSKNDSVQDGNINILHDQNQSVEHKEETDTANNEDRQTDSESVKRREGSDTGAIWNQSDDGDIAVQSEDNGKQPGSPEIQDKNTVNHPTETFKEYPNLYPYLSEENIEDLLDLFGDRKLSWLDCKMANTNAGQDNDDLDELGDIEQLLDYYMKINSKLGHIQQDNGFPGKDNTKEALQKLFTLLSSLRKKYSAVITDNSVESPDVNKNTQQMTSTTEVENNQVSEDRTVINDLGDSQSEAVSEEKDLSANRDNVDDVQTDEREIRKHMDWTSSESKKTTFQNDGLVSEERVEALNGVRQFHQMAVFVKVTINEIASIVHKVVSSLPDDIRPGPDLYGLPWEAVVFTGFLGLLTLLLFSCRFIHSIKSRLYASKEKQMAQKVAELLDEKCKVLETFSEVKQKFNKLESTLQNNGMSAQAAENDSLEVASQKLEQSNSQMKKEIERLQEELSQQNKARKQQEDQLAELEQILRNLEEEAKERKSQLEQDNTTLKIHEINTERLQKNLQAAKEEHAMLLESKAQLVQEAEGWGERLGELEEEMKMCERSHTGMLEDCANKDDRIKSLTECLLKMRDWNSEDESCVDGSTNTAGAENGDSSDFHQKQKVQKLIEAAKMSADLKSMEEDKNRVFAKLTDEMKAKEDLQEGIKQLEDQKEVLESESANYASESQKLQQKLQIMTEMYQENELKLHRMLTVEEKERLQKEEKLNKAGKKISLAAEELNTYRHRAKDLEEELDRTSHAYKNQIASHEKKAHDNWLAARAADRDLADVKRENANLRQRLTDAQFKFEILEKDVREGRPVFRGERSPYGPSPLSRPSSETRAFLSPPTLMDGPPRLSPQFMGPGRASRGVVEPTSGGPDFERSGPHSDSGSLSPSWDRERRGPPPPPGHPLQDPGLPFRRPPPGPYPMGHLPPRPPLPHEPYFGDKSDSSFLRNSSSISENDSREGPHSMPGDMRLPPDPDSRMGPPPGPPLMGMPPLMDPRDPHFPPRGPYIPPEFFPPRGPGGPPIGMRGPLPPGMFPRGPMPLPQHMGYLPLRPPPSDIFPSGPPPRPSPPGSEQPPDQSPSPHDVI is encoded by the exons ATGACTTTAAAAGAACCCATTGCATCTGATAGCATTGAACAACTAGATGTAGACTCTAATATGAAAGAAGACAGCATAGATTCACAAATCCTTGAAATAAGGTCTGCAGATAATTTAAATAAAGAAGTTAAAAGTGAAAACAATGCTGATTTTCTTAAGGGAAAGGTGGAACAAGATACAAAAGATGTACAGAGTGATGAGGAAAAGACAGGAAAGGGAGAAGATCCAAGTAAGCAATATTTTGACGAGGAACAAAATATTAACAAGGACCAAGAAGAAAAAAAGTTGACTGATATTCATGAGCAGGACTCAAACACAATAGACACTGATGTACTTAGTGAAACTCAGATGCTGTCTGATAAAACAATGACTTTAATAGATACCATTGCATCTGACAGCGTTGAGCAACTAGATGTAGAATCTAATATGATGGATAACAGCATAGATTCACAAATCCTCAAAATCAAGTCAGCAGATAATTTAAATGATGaagttaaaaatgaaaacaatgttGATGTTTTAGATGATGTGCAAAGTGATGAGGAAAAGACAGGAAAGGAGGTCAATTCAGGTAAAGGGGACTTTCTTGAGCAACAGAATGTGATAGACGAAGAAATATCTAAAGTTGTCAAGCAAGAATCAACCACAAAGGATGTTGATTTACTCAGTGAAACTCAGACTTCATCTGATGAAACAATGACTTTAAATGACAGTGTTAAATCTGATGACATTAAAGATATTGATGGCTTTTCTAAAGAATCTAACACCCAAAATGGTGATGAAGTTAAGTCTGCAAATAATACAACTGATGAAGTTCAGAGTGAAAAACACTTGATTGATTCAGTTGATGACATTTTTGAAAGCAAAGTTACGCAAAACCCATCTGATCAAGGACATTTAGATACTATCAAACAAGAAGAAAATGTTTCTAATGAAATCAGCACAGATCCTGTAACTGATGTGAATACATCTGTACTGTCAGAGTCAAATATTCAGACAGATACTGAGTTACATTACGAAAACACACAAGAATCAAATGTTGAGACTGATCAAAGCATGAATGTAGATGTGCATTCTGCACCGACTGAGGATGCATTATCAGAATATACTAATGAAAAACAATTAGCTGAAGGCGACCAAGGTATATCGATAGAAAATGGTGAGTTAGTTATAGACAGAAAAGATGAGTTAGTTCTGGAAAGAAATGTGGCACATTTAGATGAAGCATTTTCAAAGGACATCACATTTCATGAAGAAAAGATATCAGATTCAGAAGCACATAAATTGGACACAAACATAAATCCTCTTGATGAAGGAGCTTCTCATACTCACACTCTTGTAACTAGTGAAGAAAACCTGCATTCAGAGCTTGAGTCAAATTTAGCCCAAAACGTCACAGATTATGAGATGGATAATACCAGAGAATCGCAACATGAATCATTGGTGGTAGAAAACTCCATGGATACTGATTCAATAGTTGAAAATGACAATGAGGTTGTGGTTCATGAAGAGCAAGAGGAATCAGACAGCGTTTCTGAACCGACAGAGAATTATTTTGAAACAAAAGAGAAAGAGGATGATCCACAAATCACAAATGAAACTCAGACACAGGAAGCACATACAAAAAGTCCATCGTTAAACATGTCTGAGGAACCTGGCGATTTCAAAGATGGAGGTCTTGATCTCAGTTCACTAGAAAATGTAGACCCAGATGGCTATACAACTTCCACAGAAACAGAACTGGCAAATGATTTCTTGTCAAAGAATGACTCAGTTCAGGATGGCAATATTAATATCTTGCATGATCAAAATCAAAGTGTTGAACACAAAGAAGAGACTGACACAGCAAATAATGAGGATCGTCAAACCGATTCAGAAAGTGTCAAGCGAAGGGAGGGAAGTGACACAGGTGCCATTTGGAATCAAAGTGATGATGGTGACATAGCAGTGCAGTCAGAAGATAATGGAAAACAACCTGGAAGCCCTGAAattcaagacaaaaatactgtcAATCATCCTACGGAAACCTTTAAAGAATATCCAAACTTATATCCTTATCTGAGCGAAGAGAATATTGAAGATCTTTTAGATTTATTTGGAGACCGGAAGTTATCATGGCTGGATTGCAAAATGGCAAACACTAATGCAGGTCAAGATAATGATGACCTTGATGAACTTGGTGACATTGAACAGCTGCTGGATTACTATATGAAGATCAACTCAAAATTGGGACATATTCAACAAGATAACGGTTTTCCTGGCAAGGATAATACTAAAGAAGCACTACAAAAACTGTTTACCCTCTTATCTTCTCTAAGAAAGAAATATTCAGCAGTGATAACAGATAACAGTGTAGAAAGCCCAG ATGTGAATAAGAATACACAACAGATGACCTCCACAACAGAGGTTGAAAATAATCAGGTTTCTGAAGACAGAACTGTTATAAATGACTTGGGTGATTCTCAATCTGAGGCAGTCTCTGAAGAAAAGGACCTTTCAGCAAACAGAGATAATGTGGATGATGTTCAGACTGATGAGCGGGAAATAAGAAAGCATATGGATTGGACATCTTCTGAATCCAAGAAAACTACTTTTCAAAATGATGGCCTTGTCTCTGAGGAGCGTGTTGAAGCATTGAACG GTGTAAGGCAATTTCATCAGATGGCAGTTTTTGTTAAAGTCACAATTAATGAAATTGCATCTATAGTGCACAAG GTTGTGTCTTCACTTCCTGATGATATCCGGCCTGGCCCTGACTTATATGGGCTGCCATGGGAAGCTGTGGTTTTCACTGGATTTTTAGGTTTATTAACACTGCTTCTGTTCAGCTGCAGGTTCATTCATTCT ATCAAAAGTCGCCTATATGCAA GTAAAGAGAAGCAAATGGCGCAGAAAGTGGCTGAACTGCTTGATGAAAAGTGCAAGGTTCTGGAAACATTCAGTGAGGTTAAACAGAAG TTCAACAAACTAGAGTCCACACTACAGAACAATGGCATGTCTGCACAAGCTGCGGAAAACGACAGTTTAGAG GTGGCGTCACAGAAGCTTGAACAATCAAATTCACAAATGAAAAAGGAAATAGAAAGGCTGCAAGAAGAGCTGTCCCAACAAAACAAAGCAAGAAAACAGCAGGAAGATCAG CTTGCTGAACTCGAGCAGATTTTAAGAAATTTAGAAGAGGAAGCTAAAGAACGAAAGTCCCAGTTAGAACAG GACAACACAACACTGAAGATCCATGAGATCAACACAGAGCGACTGCAGAAAAACCTGCAGGCGGCTAAAGAGGAGCATGCAATGCTGCTCGAGAGTAAAGCACAG CTGGTGCAGGAGGCAGAGGGCTGGGGTGAACGTCTCGGTGAGCTGGAGGAGGAGATGAAAATGTGTGAAAGATCTCATACTGGCATGCTGGAAGACTGTGCTAATAAAGATGATCGCATCAAG tcacTGACTGAGTGCCTTTTGAAGATGCGAGATTGGAATTCTGAGGACGAGAGCTGTGTTGACGGCAGCACTAATACAGCTGGAGCTGAGAATGGAGACAGTTCAG ATTTCCATCAGAAGCAAAAAGTACAGAAACTTATTGAAGCGGCCAAG ATGAGTGCAGACTTGAAGTCCATGGAGGAGGACAAAAACCGAGTATTCGCCAAACTCACAGATGAAATGAAAGCCAAAGAAGATCTCCAAG AGGGGATCAAACAGCTTGAGGACCAGAAAGAGGTGTTGGAATCGGAGAGTGCCAACTATGCTAGTGAAAGCCAGAAACTCCAGCAGAAACTCCAGATCATGACTGAGATGTACCAGGAGAATGAactcaaactacacag GATGTTGACAGTGGAGGAGAAGGAGCGCTTACAAAAGGAGGAGAAGCTCAACAAGGCAGGCAAAAAGATCAGCCTTGCTGCAGAGGAGCTCAACACTTACAG ACATCGAGCCAAAGACCTAGAGGAAGAACTGGATCGGACTTCACATGCATACAAGAATCAG ATTGCTTCTCATGAGAAAAAGGCTCATGATAACTGG CTAGCCGCAAGGGCAGCGGATCGAGACCTAGCTGATGTCAAGAGAGAAAACGCTAATCTCCGCCAGAG GCTGACTGATGCCCAATTCAAGTTTGAGATTCTTGAAAAGGATGTACGAGAGGGCAGACCTGTATTTAGAG GTGAAAGATCTCCATATGGACCTTCTCCGCTTAGCCGACCATCCTCAGAAACACGGGCCTTCCTGTCTCCTCCTACACTAATGGACGGACCCCCTCGGCTGTCACCACAGTTTATGGGTCCAGGCAGAG CATCCCGTGGCGTGGTAGAGCCCACTAGTGGTGGGCCAGACTTTGAGCGGAGTGGCCCTCACTCTGATAGTGGCTCACTGTCTCCCTCCTGGGACAGGGAACGCAGGGGCCCTCCCCCGCCTCCAG GTCACCCTCTCCAAGATCCGGGTTTGCCCTTTAGGAGGCCTCCTCCAGGTCCGTATCCTATGGGTCATTTGCCTCCTAGACCTCCACTTCCTCATGAGCCATACTTTGGTGACAAATCAG ATTCATCATTTCTAAGAAACAGCTCATCCATCAGTGAGAATGATAGTAGAGAA GGTCCTCACTCGATGCCTGGTGACATGAGATTGCCCCCTGATCCAGATTCAAGAATGGGACCTCCTCCTGGTCCCCCTTTGATGGGAATGCCCCCACTGATGGACCCTAGGGACCCACACTTTCCACCCAGGGGCCCTTATATACCTCCGGAGTTCTTTCCCCCTCGTGGACCTGGTGGTCCCCCCATAGGCA TGCGAGGGCCACTTCCCCCGGGAATGTTTCCCAGAGGTCCAATGCCGCTCCCTCAACATATGGGCTATTTACCACTAAGACCTCCTCCATCTGACATCTTCCCCTCGGGACCTCCACCCAGACCCTCCCCACCCGGCAGCGAGCAGCCCCCCGACCAGTCGCCCTCTCCTCATGATGTCATCTGA
- the mia2 gene encoding cTAGE family member 5 isoform X4: MADEFKAESVVTEATDMKGAAKIYYTLAVEKIKDVVSSLPDDIRPGPDLYGLPWEAVVFTGFLGLLTLLLFSCRFIHSIKSRLYASKEKQMAQKVAELLDEKCKVLETFSEVKQKFNKLESTLQNNGMSAQAAENDSLEVASQKLEQSNSQMKKEIERLQEELSQQNKARKQQEDQLAELEQILRNLEEEAKERKSQLEQDNTTLKIHEINTERLQKNLQAAKEEHAMLLESKAQLVQEAEGWGERLGELEEEMKMCERSHTGMLEDCANKDDRIKSLTECLLKMRDWNSEDESCVDGSTNTAGAENGDSSDFHQKQKVQKLIEAAKMSADLKSMEEDKNRVFAKLTDEMKAKEDLQEGIKQLEDQKEVLESESANYASESQKLQQKLQIMTEMYQENELKLHRMLTVEEKERLQKEEKLNKAGKKISLAAEELNTYRHRAKDLEEELDRTSHAYKNQIASHEKKAHDNWLAARAADRDLADVKRENANLRQRLTDAQFKFEILEKDVREGRPVFRGERSPYGPSPLSRPSSETRAFLSPPTLMDGPPRLSPQFMGPGRASRGVVEPTSGGPDFERSGPHSDSGSLSPSWDRERRGPPPPPGHPLQDPGLPFRRPPPGPYPMGHLPPRPPLPHEPYFGDKSDSSFLRNSSSISENDSREGPHSMPGDMRLPPDPDSRMGPPPGPPLMGMPPLMDPRDPHFPPRGPYIPPEFFPPRGPGGPPIGMRGPLPPGMFPRGPMPLPQHMGYLPLRPPPSDIFPSGPPPRPSPPGSEQPPDQSPSPHDVI, from the exons ATGGCGGACGAATTTAAGGCAGAGTCGGTAGTCACAGAAGCGACTGACATGAAAGGAGCAGCGAAGATTTACTACACACtcgccgtggagaaaatcaaagAT GTTGTGTCTTCACTTCCTGATGATATCCGGCCTGGCCCTGACTTATATGGGCTGCCATGGGAAGCTGTGGTTTTCACTGGATTTTTAGGTTTATTAACACTGCTTCTGTTCAGCTGCAGGTTCATTCATTCT ATCAAAAGTCGCCTATATGCAA GTAAAGAGAAGCAAATGGCGCAGAAAGTGGCTGAACTGCTTGATGAAAAGTGCAAGGTTCTGGAAACATTCAGTGAGGTTAAACAGAAG TTCAACAAACTAGAGTCCACACTACAGAACAATGGCATGTCTGCACAAGCTGCGGAAAACGACAGTTTAGAG GTGGCGTCACAGAAGCTTGAACAATCAAATTCACAAATGAAAAAGGAAATAGAAAGGCTGCAAGAAGAGCTGTCCCAACAAAACAAAGCAAGAAAACAGCAGGAAGATCAG CTTGCTGAACTCGAGCAGATTTTAAGAAATTTAGAAGAGGAAGCTAAAGAACGAAAGTCCCAGTTAGAACAG GACAACACAACACTGAAGATCCATGAGATCAACACAGAGCGACTGCAGAAAAACCTGCAGGCGGCTAAAGAGGAGCATGCAATGCTGCTCGAGAGTAAAGCACAG CTGGTGCAGGAGGCAGAGGGCTGGGGTGAACGTCTCGGTGAGCTGGAGGAGGAGATGAAAATGTGTGAAAGATCTCATACTGGCATGCTGGAAGACTGTGCTAATAAAGATGATCGCATCAAG tcacTGACTGAGTGCCTTTTGAAGATGCGAGATTGGAATTCTGAGGACGAGAGCTGTGTTGACGGCAGCACTAATACAGCTGGAGCTGAGAATGGAGACAGTTCAG ATTTCCATCAGAAGCAAAAAGTACAGAAACTTATTGAAGCGGCCAAG ATGAGTGCAGACTTGAAGTCCATGGAGGAGGACAAAAACCGAGTATTCGCCAAACTCACAGATGAAATGAAAGCCAAAGAAGATCTCCAAG AGGGGATCAAACAGCTTGAGGACCAGAAAGAGGTGTTGGAATCGGAGAGTGCCAACTATGCTAGTGAAAGCCAGAAACTCCAGCAGAAACTCCAGATCATGACTGAGATGTACCAGGAGAATGAactcaaactacacag GATGTTGACAGTGGAGGAGAAGGAGCGCTTACAAAAGGAGGAGAAGCTCAACAAGGCAGGCAAAAAGATCAGCCTTGCTGCAGAGGAGCTCAACACTTACAG ACATCGAGCCAAAGACCTAGAGGAAGAACTGGATCGGACTTCACATGCATACAAGAATCAG ATTGCTTCTCATGAGAAAAAGGCTCATGATAACTGG CTAGCCGCAAGGGCAGCGGATCGAGACCTAGCTGATGTCAAGAGAGAAAACGCTAATCTCCGCCAGAG GCTGACTGATGCCCAATTCAAGTTTGAGATTCTTGAAAAGGATGTACGAGAGGGCAGACCTGTATTTAGAG GTGAAAGATCTCCATATGGACCTTCTCCGCTTAGCCGACCATCCTCAGAAACACGGGCCTTCCTGTCTCCTCCTACACTAATGGACGGACCCCCTCGGCTGTCACCACAGTTTATGGGTCCAGGCAGAG CATCCCGTGGCGTGGTAGAGCCCACTAGTGGTGGGCCAGACTTTGAGCGGAGTGGCCCTCACTCTGATAGTGGCTCACTGTCTCCCTCCTGGGACAGGGAACGCAGGGGCCCTCCCCCGCCTCCAG GTCACCCTCTCCAAGATCCGGGTTTGCCCTTTAGGAGGCCTCCTCCAGGTCCGTATCCTATGGGTCATTTGCCTCCTAGACCTCCACTTCCTCATGAGCCATACTTTGGTGACAAATCAG ATTCATCATTTCTAAGAAACAGCTCATCCATCAGTGAGAATGATAGTAGAGAA GGTCCTCACTCGATGCCTGGTGACATGAGATTGCCCCCTGATCCAGATTCAAGAATGGGACCTCCTCCTGGTCCCCCTTTGATGGGAATGCCCCCACTGATGGACCCTAGGGACCCACACTTTCCACCCAGGGGCCCTTATATACCTCCGGAGTTCTTTCCCCCTCGTGGACCTGGTGGTCCCCCCATAGGCA TGCGAGGGCCACTTCCCCCGGGAATGTTTCCCAGAGGTCCAATGCCGCTCCCTCAACATATGGGCTATTTACCACTAAGACCTCCTCCATCTGACATCTTCCCCTCGGGACCTCCACCCAGACCCTCCCCACCCGGCAGCGAGCAGCCCCCCGACCAGTCGCCCTCTCCTCATGATGTCATCTGA